ACCGGCGAGCCGGGCGGCGGCGCGTCGGGCCTGCAGCGGCCCGTGCTCACGGCGGGCGGCGGCGTAGCAGGCCGCCGTGCGGGCGGCGATGGTGGCCCAGCCGTACCGCTCGCCGACCATGGTCCGGGCCCGCCGGGCCACCCGCCGGGCGAACACCTCGTCGCCGAGGAGCTGGTCGACGGCCTCGCCGAGGGCGTCGGGGTCGCTGTGCGGGAAGGTCACCCCGGTGACACCGGGCTCGACGATCTCGGCCAGGCCGCCGGTGCTGGCCACGGCGAGCGGCGCGCCGGCGGCGGCCGCCTCCAGGGCGACCATCCCGAACGGCTCGTAGAGACTGGGCACCACGGTCGCGTCGGTGGCGCCCAGCATCGCCGGCAGGTGCGTGGTGTCGAGGAAACCGGTGAACCGCACGGTCGACCCGAGTGCGAGCCGGCGCGCCTCCGCCTCCAGCTCACCGCGGTAGGGGCCGTCGCCGGCGATCACCACGCGCAGCCCGGGGTGCCGCCGCCGCAGGTACGGCACGGCGTGGACGAGGTGCTGCACGCCCTTCTCGTAGACCAGCCGGCCGGCGTAGCCGACCAGCGGGCCGTCGCCGGCGAAGCGGGCCCGGGCGGCTGCCACCGCGCGGGGCCGGGCCCGCCAGGCCCGGTCGTCGACGCCGTTGGGCACCACGTCGACCTGCCCGCCCGGCACGTCGAACAGCGTGGTGACCTGCTCGCTCATGTAGCCGGAACAGGTGATCACCCGGGCCGAGGCGTTGCTGAGCCAGTGTTCGACGCCGTGGATGGTGCGGTTCATCTCGTCGGGGAGCCAGCCCTGGTGTCGGCCGGCTTCGGTGGCGTGGATGGTGGTGACCAGGGGCAGGTCGAGGTGCTCGGCGAGGGTGACCGCGGTGTGGGCGACGAGCCAGTCGTGGGCGTGGATGAGGTCGTAGTCGGCGGTGTCGGTGGCGCGGAGGGCGGCGCGGGTGAGGGTGTGGTTGAAGGCCATGGTCCAGGCCAGGAGGCTGTTGGTGGCGAGGGGGAAGGTGACGGGGTCTTCGGCGGCGCGGATGATGCGGACGCCGTCGGCGTATTCCTCCAGGGGTGCGCCGTCGGCGTGGCGGGTGACGACGGTGACGTCGTGGCCGGCGGCGGCGAGGGCGACGGAGAGGGCGTGGACGTGGCGTCCGAGCCCGCCGACGAGCACCGGCGGATATTCCCACGACAGGATGAGCACCCGCTGGTGCCGGGTGGGGAGGATGTCGATCACGTCGGCGTCAGGTGACATGCGGCCCCCTTTGAGTTGTCCTCCGGGCGCGCGGCGGCCGACACCCTCGCTGGTGTCCGTCGTCGCGGCTGGATCGGCACCCATCCTGCCGCG
This genomic stretch from Micromonospora krabiensis harbors:
- a CDS encoding glycosyltransferase family 4 protein, translating into MSPDADVIDILPTRHQRVLILSWEYPPVLVGGLGRHVHALSVALAAAGHDVTVVTRHADGAPLEEYADGVRIIRAAEDPVTFPLATNSLLAWTMAFNHTLTRAALRATDTADYDLIHAHDWLVAHTAVTLAEHLDLPLVTTIHATEAGRHQGWLPDEMNRTIHGVEHWLSNASARVITCSGYMSEQVTTLFDVPGGQVDVVPNGVDDRAWRARPRAVAAARARFAGDGPLVGYAGRLVYEKGVQHLVHAVPYLRRRHPGLRVVIAGDGPYRGELEAEARRLALGSTVRFTGFLDTTHLPAMLGATDATVVPSLYEPFGMVALEAAAAGAPLAVASTGGLAEIVEPGVTGVTFPHSDPDALGEAVDQLLGDEVFARRVARRARTMVGERYGWATIAARTAACYAAARREHGPLQARRAAARLAGGRPALTIPEGNLLFTGGAAC